One region of Bacterioplanoides sp. SCSIO 12839 genomic DNA includes:
- a CDS encoding 1-aminocyclopropane-1-carboxylate deaminase/D-cysteine desulfhydrase translates to MQTSFSQRFPHLSDIVSTPIAELPTPVLQASELSPHAFIKSDNLTHSQYGGNKIRKLDWIGADVQSKNARHVVTFGAIGTNAGVATAMMCQRLGVRCTIYLFDQPLSETVNANLKRMQGYGAELIFCGSLLHTMIRFYTSPLRLLPGSYFLWAGCSNPPAILAYVDAVFELQQQIADGELPEPDKIVVPVGSGSTAAGLYLGLALTGLGSELIPVRVAPLKLGPFDACTDSIINKMIHQGAQQLGINTPLPQSKLNHAYYGKGYGHSNEQVKDAIAKFKQSGITLEGTYSGKAACAFLDNLQSSTGPVLFWNTYNSSQYIPTPALSHLPASLTKRLQKGDSQQG, encoded by the coding sequence ATGCAAACGTCTTTCTCGCAACGCTTTCCACACCTGTCTGACATCGTTTCGACCCCTATTGCTGAACTGCCAACGCCAGTGCTTCAGGCTTCAGAGCTGAGCCCACATGCCTTCATCAAATCAGACAACCTAACGCACTCTCAGTATGGTGGTAATAAAATACGTAAACTCGATTGGATTGGGGCGGATGTTCAAAGTAAAAATGCACGCCATGTTGTCACCTTTGGCGCTATTGGTACCAATGCTGGAGTCGCAACTGCCATGATGTGCCAGAGGCTCGGAGTTCGCTGCACCATTTATCTGTTCGACCAACCTCTGAGCGAAACCGTCAACGCTAACCTGAAACGCATGCAAGGCTATGGTGCCGAACTGATTTTTTGCGGCAGCCTGCTGCACACCATGATCCGCTTTTATACCTCACCGCTTCGTCTACTGCCCGGAAGCTATTTTCTATGGGCTGGCTGCTCTAACCCCCCGGCTATTCTGGCTTATGTTGATGCTGTGTTTGAACTGCAACAACAAATAGCAGATGGAGAGCTGCCAGAGCCGGATAAAATTGTCGTCCCTGTCGGCAGCGGTTCTACTGCTGCCGGGCTGTATCTGGGTTTGGCCTTAACCGGGCTGGGCAGTGAATTAATACCTGTGCGTGTCGCCCCATTAAAACTCGGGCCATTTGATGCCTGTACGGATTCAATCATTAACAAGATGATCCATCAGGGAGCACAACAACTTGGCATTAACACGCCATTACCACAGTCCAAACTGAATCATGCTTATTACGGCAAAGGCTATGGCCACAGCAATGAGCAGGTGAAAGACGCAATAGCCAAATTTAAACAATCTGGCATCACACTCGAAGGCACTTATTCAGGGAAAGCTGCCTGCGCATTTCTTGATAATCTACAAAGCAGCACAGGGCCAGTACTATTCTGGAATACCTACAATTCCAGCCAATACATACCTACACCCGCGTTAAGCCACCTTCCGGCTTCACTGACAAAGCGTTTGCAAAAAGGTGACTCTCAACAAGGATAA